The sequence CGGGGAGCCGACCGGCTCCTCCGACAGGACGACGGTGCAGTTCGCCGTCCCTCCCCGCATCTCCGGCCCGTATGACGGAAGCCATGTCACCTCGAGGCCGTGATCCATCCCTGCCTGGGCGAGGATCTTCCCGGCGAGGATCACCCCTTGCCCTCCGAATCCCGCGATGATCACCGATCTCTCCATCATTTCCCCCTATCCACCATGTCGCCGAGCGGGAACGCCTTGGTCACGACCTCGGCGACGTGCTTGTTCGCCTCGAGCGGAGACATGTGCCAGTTGGTCGGACAGGTGGTGAGGACCTCGACGAGCGAGTACCCCTTCCCCTCGACCTGGTATCTGATCGCTTTCTTGATCGCCTTCTCCGCGTCCATGATCCGGCGCGTGTCGTACAGCGCCTGGCGGGTGACGTAGACCGGCGCGTCCAGAGTGGCGATCAGCTCGGAGAAGCGGATCGGGTAACCGAAGTACGCCGGATCGCGTCCGTCCGGGGTGGTGGTCGTCCGCTGGCCGACAAGTGTCGTCGGCGCCATCTCCCCACCGGTCATCCCGTAGACCTGGTTGTTCACGAATATCACCGTGATGTTCTCCCCCCGGTTCGCCGCGTGGATCGACTCCGCCGTCCCGATGCTGGCGAAGTCCCCGTCCCCCTGGTAAGAGATGACGACCAGGTTTGGGTTCGCCCGCTTCAGACCTGTGGCCACCGCGCTCGCCCTCCCGTGCGATGCCTGGACCGCGTCGCACTTGTACCATAGATAGGCGAAGACGGCGCAACCGACCGGGGCGATCGTCACCGTCCGCTCGGCGATCTCAAGCTCGTCGATCGCCTGCG comes from Candidatus Bipolaricaulota bacterium and encodes:
- a CDS encoding 2-oxoacid:acceptor oxidoreductase family protein — translated: MMERSVIIAGFGGQGVILAGKILAQAGMDHGLEVTWLPSYGPEMRGGTANCTVVLSEEPVGSPIVDEPTDLIAMNLPSLDKFEPMVAKGGTIVANRSLIERD
- a CDS encoding 2-oxoglutarate oxidoreductase, coding for MVKVFGRPKSLTDARFTYCPGCHHGILTRIIAQAIDELEIAERTVTIAPVGCAVFAYLWYKCDAVQASHGRASAVATGLKRANPNLVVISYQGDGDFASIGTAESIHAANRGENITVIFVNNQVYGMTGGEMAPTTLVGQRTTTTPDGRDPAYFGYPIRFSELIATLDAPVYVTRQALYDTRRIMDAEKAIKKAIRYQVEGKGYSLVEVLTTCPTNWHMSPLEANKHVAEVVTKAFPLGDMVDRGK